The Rhododendron vialii isolate Sample 1 chromosome 6a, ASM3025357v1 genome includes a window with the following:
- the LOC131331262 gene encoding uncharacterized protein LOC131331262 isoform X1: MRGASPSSPLTPLGISHSHLNDSTPLSESLTLSTSLSLTLSVSLAQVGPLKTPFSFSFASFIISCSTTSGYKEGKAAGMASLQHTSINTTVLCKKGAISVMGVSALLSSLSRFRTIVGFARVHNGNQYPNVIRLDSELPLICAPQSRWVFCVGVIAILGE; the protein is encoded by the exons atgagagGCGCAAGCCCTAGCAGCCCACTCACTCCTCTCGGTATCTCTCACTCTCATCTCAACGACTCAACGCCTCTCTCTGAGTCTCTGACTctctcaacgtctctctctctcactctcagcGTCTCTCTCGCTCAAGTTGGGCCACTCAAAACCCCATTTTCCTTCAGCTTTGCATCATTCATCATCTCTTGCAGTACTACCAG TGGATACAAGGAAGGAAAGGCAGCTGGAATGGCTTCTTTGCAGCACACAAGTATCAATACCACAGTTTTATGCAAAAAAGGGGCGATTTCCGTAATGGGTGTTTCGGCTCTTCTGTCGTCACTATCGAGGTTCAGAACCATTGTGGGTTTTGCGAGAG TGCACAATGGCAATCAGTATCCAAACGTTATCAGACTTGATTCAGAATTGCCATTGATCTGTGCTCCTCAAAGCCG TTGGGTTTTTTGTGTGGGTGTGATTGCAATACTCGGTGAATGA
- the LOC131331262 gene encoding uncharacterized protein LOC131331262 isoform X2 yields the protein MRGASPSSPLTPLGISHSHLNDSTPLSESLTLSTSLSLTLSVSLAQVGPLKTPFSFSFASFIISCSTTSGYKEGKAAGMASLQHTSINTTVLCKKGAISVMGVSALLSSLSRFRTIVGFARVHNGNQYPNVIRLDSELPLICAPQSR from the exons atgagagGCGCAAGCCCTAGCAGCCCACTCACTCCTCTCGGTATCTCTCACTCTCATCTCAACGACTCAACGCCTCTCTCTGAGTCTCTGACTctctcaacgtctctctctctcactctcagcGTCTCTCTCGCTCAAGTTGGGCCACTCAAAACCCCATTTTCCTTCAGCTTTGCATCATTCATCATCTCTTGCAGTACTACCAG TGGATACAAGGAAGGAAAGGCAGCTGGAATGGCTTCTTTGCAGCACACAAGTATCAATACCACAGTTTTATGCAAAAAAGGGGCGATTTCCGTAATGGGTGTTTCGGCTCTTCTGTCGTCACTATCGAGGTTCAGAACCATTGTGGGTTTTGCGAGAG TGCACAATGGCAATCAGTATCCAAACGTTATCAGACTTGATTCAGAATTGCCATTGATCTGTGCTCCTCAAAGCCGGTAA